One Nostoc sp. UHCC 0302 DNA window includes the following coding sequences:
- the cobJ gene encoding precorrin-3B C(17)-methyltransferase, with the protein MMTKVAPAVVVLGQNSVALARKMISVLPGAILYGLAGRTSGVDVSFTNFGETLRELFAEGTPLIGICAAGILIRTLAPMLSDKRQEPPVIAVAEDGSAVVPLLGGLNGVNDLARRIAEALDVKPAITTTGDIRFRTALLSPPSGYHLANPDDAKKFISDLLAGEQVKLEGKAAWLSNSQLPIDPKGNLTIQVTERLVNPTANCLIYHPATVAIAITDYTSCADEAVALVRQLLADAELALASVAGIFAPITAAANPAIHAVASALGVPARFFTPNQLESLLSDGYSPVQAAALTATGTSGQLIFFASPQIAIAIAPEPIDPSTIGQPRGRLAVIGTGPGGAQWMSPEVKEILKAATDLVGYKTYLDLVGSLGDGKQRHESDNREEEARAKMALDLAVTGRYVAVVSSGDPGIYAMATAIFEVCDRDAKPEWNSIDIHIAPGISAMQAAAAAIGAPLGHDFCAISLSDILKPWSIIEQRIAAAAQADFVIAFYNPVSKQRTWQLVEARDILLQHRTPDTPVVIAKNLGRPGQTVKVITLDQLVPAVADMRTIILVGSTKTRIIDRSQGDVWVYTPRRYTD; encoded by the coding sequence ATGATGACGAAAGTTGCACCCGCCGTTGTGGTACTAGGTCAAAATAGTGTGGCATTAGCACGCAAGATGATTAGTGTCTTACCAGGGGCAATACTATACGGTTTGGCGGGTCGCACGTCTGGCGTTGATGTCAGCTTCACGAATTTTGGTGAGACGCTGCGGGAGTTGTTTGCTGAAGGAACGCCGCTAATTGGCATTTGTGCTGCCGGAATTCTGATTAGGACGCTAGCCCCGATGCTCTCTGATAAACGCCAGGAACCGCCAGTAATCGCTGTGGCTGAGGATGGTAGTGCTGTTGTTCCTCTGTTAGGTGGACTCAATGGGGTAAACGATTTGGCACGCCGCATTGCCGAAGCTTTAGATGTCAAACCAGCAATTACGACCACTGGTGATATTCGTTTTCGCACAGCGTTGTTATCGCCTCCTTCTGGCTACCATCTAGCCAACCCAGACGATGCTAAGAAATTTATCTCGGATTTGCTAGCTGGGGAGCAAGTGAAGCTAGAAGGGAAAGCAGCTTGGTTAAGCAATAGTCAATTACCTATTGACCCCAAAGGAAATTTAACTATCCAAGTTACTGAACGATTGGTAAATCCGACAGCCAACTGCCTGATTTATCATCCAGCAACTGTTGCGATCGCCATAACTGACTATACTAGCTGTGCAGATGAAGCGGTGGCTTTAGTGCGTCAGCTACTAGCAGATGCTGAACTTGCCCTTGCATCAGTCGCAGGAATATTTGCTCCCATCACTGCCGCTGCCAATCCGGCAATCCATGCCGTAGCCAGCGCCTTGGGCGTACCTGCTCGCTTTTTCACCCCAAATCAGCTAGAAAGTTTGCTATCGGATGGTTACAGCCCCGTGCAAGCAGCAGCCCTCACCGCTACAGGTACATCTGGTCAACTAATTTTCTTTGCCTCTCCTCAGATAGCGATCGCCATTGCCCCCGAACCAATTGACCCCAGCACCATAGGTCAACCACGTGGACGGTTAGCAGTTATTGGCACGGGGCCGGGTGGGGCGCAGTGGATGTCGCCGGAAGTGAAAGAGATACTCAAAGCAGCAACTGATTTGGTAGGTTACAAAACTTACTTAGATTTAGTTGGATCTCTCGGTGACGGCAAGCAACGGCATGAGTCTGATAATCGGGAAGAAGAAGCACGAGCAAAAATGGCGCTTGATTTAGCAGTAACAGGGCGATATGTAGCGGTAGTTTCCTCTGGCGATCCTGGTATCTATGCAATGGCAACAGCCATTTTTGAGGTATGCGATCGCGATGCCAAACCCGAATGGAACAGCATCGATATTCACATTGCACCTGGGATTTCTGCCATGCAAGCTGCTGCTGCTGCGATCGGCGCTCCCCTTGGACATGATTTTTGTGCGATTTCCCTGTCTGATATCTTGAAGCCTTGGTCAATAATTGAACAAAGAATTGCGGCTGCTGCCCAAGCTGATTTCGTAATTGCCTTTTACAATCCTGTTTCAAAACAGCGCACTTGGCAACTGGTAGAAGCGAGAGATATTTTACTGCAACATAGAACACCAGATACACCAGTAGTCATAGCGAAAAATCTCGGCAGACCAGGACAGACAGTCAAGGTGATCACCCTTGACCAGTTAGTTCCAGCAGTAGCCGATATGCGAACAATTATTCTCGTTGGTTCAACAAAAACTCGGATAATCGATCGCAGCCAAGGGGATGTCTGGGTTTATACGCCACGTCGATATACAGACTAA
- a CDS encoding HAMP domain-containing sensor histidine kinase — protein sequence MYEWILPSLSEILAETQSSVAECSPAQAERQWRVSLAATEHLLLNTLETTLTDASQGLVLAAPAPLFSEPKLTQSLQTVTFTAKPFNPLALMPFQMPPGSAIADEVAPQESVLPLLPADPLASEQFCLVFTEKFRLVLVLAESRNGKKTFSFSFEPEVVQQAWRSLGARVMLSNPEFFAELDAIAQKYYPVAPDYHTVIQFSQLLLQKSTEPEWTRDWGQGTGDWGQGDKETRGISSTQYPIPSTQYPVPNTQSPVPNPQYPIPSTQSPVPDVELLQAFAHEVRTPLTTIRTMTRLLLKRHDLPANVISRLEVIDHECTEQIDRMELLFKAAELETTASVKSSKTQLTPMSLDQVLQQSIPRWEQAANRRNLTLNVVLPQQLPTVVSNPTMLDRVLTSLIENFTRSLPSGSHIQVQVIPAGDQLKLQLSPQFQCKDTSKIPTPATPPIRKALGQLLMFQPETGTISLNIAATKHLFQAIGGKLIVRQRPHYGEVLTIFLPLEVTNKQKFGVNS from the coding sequence GTGTACGAATGGATATTGCCAAGTCTAAGTGAAATTTTAGCCGAAACTCAATCAAGTGTGGCTGAATGTTCACCTGCTCAAGCTGAGCGACAGTGGCGTGTAAGCCTAGCAGCGACAGAACATCTGCTATTAAATACTTTAGAAACAACTTTAACAGACGCAAGCCAAGGATTAGTTTTAGCTGCACCAGCACCTTTATTCAGTGAGCCAAAACTGACTCAAAGTTTGCAAACGGTAACTTTTACAGCAAAGCCATTTAATCCTTTAGCACTGATGCCATTTCAGATGCCACCTGGGAGTGCGATCGCAGATGAAGTCGCTCCCCAGGAATCAGTGCTGCCTTTACTACCTGCCGATCCTCTAGCATCAGAGCAGTTTTGCCTAGTTTTTACAGAAAAATTTAGATTAGTACTAGTTTTAGCAGAAAGCAGGAACGGTAAAAAAACCTTTTCATTTTCCTTTGAGCCAGAAGTAGTGCAGCAGGCGTGGCGATCGCTAGGAGCGCGAGTCATGCTGAGTAATCCAGAATTTTTTGCCGAATTGGATGCGATCGCACAAAAGTACTATCCAGTAGCACCGGATTACCATACTGTAATTCAGTTTAGCCAGCTGCTACTTCAGAAATCAACCGAACCAGAATGGACAAGGGACTGGGGACAAGGGACTGGAGACTGGGGACAAGGAGACAAGGAGACAAGAGGAATCAGTAGTACCCAATACCCAATACCTAGTACCCAATACCCAGTACCTAATACCCAATCCCCAGTACCCAATCCCCAGTACCCAATCCCTAGTACTCAATCTCCAGTCCCCGATGTGGAACTGCTCCAAGCCTTTGCTCACGAAGTCCGCACTCCTTTGACAACAATTCGCACCATGACGCGCTTACTATTGAAGCGGCATGACTTACCAGCAAACGTCATCAGTCGTTTAGAAGTTATTGATCATGAGTGTACAGAACAAATTGACCGGATGGAGTTGCTGTTTAAAGCAGCCGAGCTAGAAACTACTGCCTCCGTTAAATCTTCAAAAACTCAACTCACGCCGATGTCTTTGGATCAAGTATTGCAGCAGAGCATTCCGCGTTGGGAACAAGCAGCAAATCGGCGGAACTTGACTTTGAATGTTGTTTTACCTCAGCAACTACCAACAGTTGTGAGCAATCCCACCATGCTGGATCGGGTACTCACAAGTTTAATAGAGAATTTCACCCGTAGCTTACCTTCTGGTAGCCATATTCAAGTCCAGGTTATCCCGGCTGGCGATCAATTGAAGCTACAATTATCACCACAATTCCAGTGCAAAGACACAAGTAAAATTCCCACACCTGCAACCCCGCCGATTCGCAAGGCTCTTGGTCAACTGCTGATGTTTCAACCAGAAACGGGTACGATTAGTCTGAATATTGCTGCAACCAAGCATTTGTTTCAGGCTATTGGTGGCAAACTAATCGTACGCCAACGCCCCCACTATGGCGAAGTATTAACTATTTTCCTGCCCTTAGAGGTTACTAATAAGCAGAAATTCGGGGTTAATAGTTAG
- a CDS encoding DICT sensory domain-containing protein has product MNVSLAKDLSIYQLVLGVQSPPQPLSLSPATLLSLVRAQIDLLIEQQIVATLWVKLPPEKIWQSELTRYQSLIGKSSLIYICQIEESDTQKSEGGLLSSGTSEGKDKGDKRDGEENTPPSPSSSSSHSSPHHVRVHIASDSLLRRENFLLVLSPQFSSLILAHRPLKKRENQNSGKAKNNKTQPLLITTTVEGRVIQQVLDGIQQATTAESYPIVTANIAANFICASVPEPILMNQLLAKQLQRQDEINRQILTERTAKLQQEHQKLLNKEQLKDEYLNNVCQELRTPLTHMKTALSLLNSPNLKPPQRQRYLQMLNTQCDHQNSLINGLLDLLQLERSLEETTLEPVRLSDIVPGVVSTYQPVAQEKGIMLAYTVPTELPDVQCVNGGLRLIVINLLHNSIKFTPNGGKVWVLARVHGNYVQLEFRDTGIGIAESEIPKIFERFYRVRTGVTEDHAGAGLGLTIVQLLLRRCAGSISVKSKLYEGSSFIVQLPSVPNTPEAISEA; this is encoded by the coding sequence ATGAACGTTTCTCTAGCTAAGGATCTGTCTATTTACCAACTGGTTTTAGGGGTACAATCGCCTCCGCAACCATTGTCCCTCAGTCCTGCTACGCTGCTATCACTGGTGAGAGCGCAAATTGATTTACTGATTGAGCAACAGATTGTAGCTACTTTATGGGTGAAGCTACCACCTGAAAAAATTTGGCAATCAGAATTAACGCGTTATCAATCCTTAATAGGTAAATCTAGTCTCATTTACATCTGTCAGATTGAGGAGAGTGATACACAAAAGTCCGAGGGAGGGCTTCTTTCTTCTGGAACTTCAGAGGGCAAAGATAAGGGAGATAAGAGAGATGGGGAAGAAAATACTCCCCCATCTCCCTCATCTTCCTCATCCCATTCATCGCCTCATCATGTGCGTGTTCACATAGCCTCAGATAGTCTTCTACGCCGGGAAAACTTTCTTTTGGTATTATCGCCCCAGTTTTCTAGTTTAATTTTGGCGCATCGACCACTTAAAAAACGTGAAAACCAAAACTCAGGTAAGGCAAAAAATAATAAAACCCAACCATTGCTGATTACGACTACTGTTGAGGGGAGAGTAATTCAACAAGTATTAGATGGTATTCAACAGGCAACCACAGCAGAATCTTACCCAATCGTAACAGCTAACATAGCAGCTAATTTTATTTGTGCGAGTGTGCCTGAACCCATACTCATGAATCAACTGTTGGCAAAACAACTCCAGCGTCAAGATGAAATTAATCGTCAAATTCTCACAGAACGTACTGCTAAATTGCAACAGGAACATCAAAAACTGCTCAACAAAGAGCAGTTGAAGGATGAATACCTGAACAATGTGTGCCAGGAACTACGTACGCCCCTGACACACATGAAGACGGCACTTTCTTTACTGAATTCTCCTAATCTCAAACCACCGCAACGACAACGTTATTTACAAATGCTAAATACGCAGTGCGATCACCAAAATTCCCTGATTAATGGTTTGTTGGATCTGCTGCAACTAGAACGTAGTTTAGAAGAGACAACCCTAGAGCCAGTACGTCTCTCAGATATTGTGCCTGGGGTAGTAAGTACTTACCAACCAGTCGCCCAAGAAAAAGGGATTATGCTAGCCTACACCGTGCCTACGGAACTGCCAGATGTTCAGTGTGTAAATGGTGGGCTAAGGCTAATTGTAATTAATCTGTTACACAACAGTATTAAATTTACCCCTAATGGTGGTAAAGTTTGGGTACTTGCCCGTGTTCATGGTAATTATGTCCAATTAGAATTTCGTGACACAGGTATTGGTATTGCCGAAAGCGAAATCCCCAAAATTTTTGAACGCTTTTATCGTGTGCGTACGGGAGTAACGGAAGATCATGCTGGCGCTGGCTTGGGGTTAACAATTGTGCAGCTGTTACTACGGCGTTGTGCTGGTTCTATTTCCGTAAAAAGTAAGCTGTATGAAGGCTCCAGTTTTATAGTGCAATTACCAAGTGTACCCAACACCCCAGAAGCGATAAGCGAAGCTTAA
- a CDS encoding UDP-N-acetylmuramoyl-L-alanyl-D-glutamate--2,6-diaminopimelate ligase, producing MKLRELLAAVDSVEQLPNDSTLENTEIKGLKTNSHACSAGDLFIGMPGTRVDGGEFWPSAIASGAVAAIVSAEAAQKNPPSAEAVVISASNMTKACAQIASVFYGYPGQKLKLVGVTGTNGKTTTTHLIEFLLDKAKLSTALMGTLYTRWPGFEQTAVHTTPFAVELQQQLAEAVNAGCEYGVMEVSSHALAQGRVLGCQFEVGVFSNLTQDHLDYHSDMEDYFAAKALLFSPDYLKGRAIINVDDQYGKRLIASLNSEQVWSYSVNDNSADLWMSDLSYQPNGVSGTLHTPKGDVAFRSPLVGQYNLENLLAAVGAVLHLGLDLQSVASVIPEFPGVPGRMERVQISPEQDISVIVDYAHTPDSLENLLKAARPFIPGKMICVFGCGGDRDRTKRPKMGKIAADLADIAVVTSDNPRTEDPERILQDILAGIPETVKPIVNSDRATAIRTAILQAQSGDGVLLAGKGHEDYQILGTEKIHFDDREHARDALQER from the coding sequence ATGAAATTGCGGGAATTACTTGCAGCAGTCGATAGTGTTGAACAATTGCCTAACGATTCTACGTTGGAGAATACAGAAATTAAGGGTTTGAAGACGAATTCTCATGCTTGTAGTGCAGGAGATTTGTTTATTGGAATGCCAGGAACACGGGTAGATGGTGGAGAATTTTGGCCAAGTGCGATCGCATCTGGTGCTGTAGCGGCGATCGTTTCTGCGGAAGCGGCGCAAAAAAATCCTCCCTCGGCTGAAGCTGTTGTGATCAGCGCCAGCAATATGACGAAAGCTTGCGCCCAAATAGCCAGTGTTTTTTATGGTTATCCAGGGCAAAAACTCAAATTGGTGGGTGTGACTGGTACTAATGGTAAAACTACAACTACTCACCTGATTGAATTTCTGCTTGACAAAGCCAAGTTATCAACGGCTTTGATGGGAACTCTCTACACTCGTTGGCCTGGTTTTGAACAAACTGCTGTTCACACTACGCCGTTTGCTGTGGAACTGCAACAGCAGCTAGCCGAAGCGGTGAATGCTGGTTGTGAGTACGGGGTGATGGAAGTTAGTTCTCATGCTTTAGCGCAAGGTAGAGTTTTGGGTTGTCAGTTTGAAGTGGGGGTATTTAGCAATCTCACCCAAGATCATCTCGACTATCACAGCGATATGGAAGATTATTTCGCTGCCAAAGCTTTATTGTTTAGTCCTGATTATCTCAAGGGACGAGCAATAATTAACGTTGATGACCAGTATGGGAAACGATTAATTGCGTCGTTGAATTCTGAACAAGTTTGGAGTTACAGTGTCAACGACAACAGTGCTGATTTGTGGATGAGTGATTTAAGTTATCAGCCTAATGGTGTCAGCGGGACGTTGCATACACCAAAGGGTGATGTAGCTTTTCGTTCACCTTTGGTTGGTCAATATAATCTAGAAAATCTCTTAGCAGCAGTAGGTGCAGTTTTACATTTAGGACTAGATTTACAATCGGTGGCATCTGTAATACCTGAGTTTCCTGGTGTTCCTGGACGCATGGAAAGAGTGCAAATTAGCCCTGAGCAAGATATTAGCGTAATTGTGGATTATGCCCACACACCTGATAGCTTAGAGAATTTATTGAAAGCAGCGCGTCCGTTTATACCAGGAAAAATGATTTGTGTATTTGGCTGTGGAGGCGATCGCGATCGGACTAAGCGCCCAAAAATGGGTAAAATCGCCGCCGATTTAGCTGACATAGCGGTGGTAACATCTGATAATCCCCGTACAGAAGACCCAGAAAGGATTTTGCAAGATATTTTGGCAGGAATTCCCGAAACAGTAAAACCAATAGTCAATAGCGATCGGGCTACCGCCATTCGTACTGCCATTTTACAAGCTCAATCCGGTGATGGCGTCTTGCTTGCAGGCAAAGGTCACGAAGACTACCAAATTCTCGGTACAGAAAAAATCCATTTTGACGACAGAGAACACGCACGCGACGCTTTGCAAGAAAGATAG
- a CDS encoding glutaredoxin family protein, whose protein sequence is MQLILYSKPGCHLCEGLQEKLEQIKNLSFELEIRDITTRDDWFLAYQYEVPVLYLSNRRGAEDAEEKEMSEKPLPRPSPRASVQQLEQMLRKYLSI, encoded by the coding sequence ATGCAATTAATTTTATACAGTAAACCTGGATGCCATCTGTGTGAGGGTTTGCAAGAAAAGTTAGAACAAATCAAAAATCTCAGCTTTGAGTTAGAAATTCGAGATATTACGACTCGTGATGATTGGTTTCTAGCGTATCAGTATGAAGTACCGGTTTTGTATTTATCAAACCGCAGAGGCGCAGAGGACGCAGAGGAAAAAGAAATGAGTGAGAAACCTTTACCGCGTCCTTCTCCGCGTGCTAGTGTGCAGCAATTAGAGCAAATGTTGCGGAAGTATTTATCCATTTAG
- a CDS encoding SDR family NAD(P)-dependent oxidoreductase, giving the protein MKYLEGKVTLVTGATRGIGKGIAVGLGEAGAIVYITGRRLEKSDSSDDISGSLSETKSAVEEAGGICIPVQVDHSDDEQVRLLFERIQDEQDGRLDLLVNNVFSGVQAIKNSYGQPFWDCEPSLWDASNNVGLRSHYVASIFAARMMVKRHQGLICTISSWGGMSYIFNTAYGAGKAACDRLAADMAVELNPHNIASVSIWPGIVGTEHISRMASEMQENATDPLNSIMSERYNWETPLLTGRVIAKLASDPNVMNRTGRVQVVAEVAKEYGVVDQDGNLPASLRSLRFVLPIGLPILRQYSWLVPDIKVPWIFLKAFSSPKI; this is encoded by the coding sequence ATGAAATACCTTGAAGGTAAAGTGACATTGGTCACAGGCGCTACACGGGGCATTGGTAAAGGAATTGCTGTTGGCCTTGGTGAAGCAGGCGCGATTGTGTACATTACTGGTCGCAGGCTGGAAAAGTCTGACTCTAGTGATGATATCTCAGGCAGCCTTAGTGAAACCAAGTCAGCTGTTGAGGAAGCTGGTGGTATATGCATTCCTGTTCAAGTAGACCACAGCGATGACGAACAGGTGCGTTTGCTGTTTGAACGCATCCAAGATGAGCAAGATGGACGCCTTGACTTACTAGTAAATAATGTTTTCTCAGGTGTTCAGGCAATAAAAAACAGTTATGGGCAACCCTTTTGGGATTGTGAACCAAGTCTTTGGGATGCTAGCAATAATGTTGGGCTGCGTAGCCACTATGTTGCAAGTATTTTTGCTGCCCGGATGATGGTTAAGCGTCACCAGGGATTAATTTGCACTATTTCCTCATGGGGCGGGATGTCATATATTTTTAATACAGCATACGGTGCTGGAAAAGCAGCGTGCGATCGCTTGGCTGCTGATATGGCTGTTGAGTTAAACCCACATAATATTGCTTCTGTCTCAATTTGGCCGGGTATTGTTGGCACTGAGCATATTTCCCGTATGGCATCTGAAATGCAAGAAAATGCGACTGACCCGCTAAACTCAATAATGAGTGAGCGTTACAACTGGGAAACTCCTTTGTTAACAGGACGGGTAATTGCTAAGCTTGCCTCAGATCCAAATGTGATGAATCGTACAGGGCGCGTGCAAGTTGTTGCGGAAGTAGCTAAGGAATATGGAGTTGTAGATCAAGATGGGAATCTTCCGGCATCGCTACGCTCTTTGCGTTTTGTGTTACCTATTGGATTGCCAATACTGAGACAATACTCGTGGCTTGTGCCTGATATTAAAGTGCCGTGGATATTTCTGAAGGCATTCAGCTCACCTAAAATTTGA
- a CDS encoding spore photoproduct lyase family protein, translating into MPERVVFTKAALQEPYAQQILERVQSFNLPVEELSGNRVTGLRGESDRDTYNIAKRTLAVVTAPPSSFKLSPIPPSADWQFHIAEGCPAHCQYCYLAGSLSGPPVIRTFANLPQILANLAAYEQPGVPKTFEISCYTDPLGIEHLTGSLAECIRYFGTRNDAYLRVVSKFDAVDKLLDLPHNGHTRMRMSVNAAPVSGRFEGGTASVTSRLMALRRLALPRESGGGGYPVGLVIAPIMLMDDWQMHYTQLLDQISEVLDMNCDLTFELISHRFTPGSKEVLQTWYPQSKLDMDEAKRSVKRNKFGGTKYVYHADMMKIAKHFFEVEIQRRFPSAKILYWT; encoded by the coding sequence ATGCCAGAACGTGTTGTATTCACAAAAGCTGCTTTGCAAGAGCCTTATGCTCAGCAGATACTTGAGCGAGTACAGTCTTTTAACCTACCTGTCGAAGAGTTATCTGGAAACCGCGTAACTGGTTTACGCGGCGAGAGCGATCGCGACACTTATAATATTGCTAAGCGTACTCTGGCTGTTGTCACTGCACCACCCAGTTCTTTTAAACTTAGTCCCATTCCTCCCTCGGCTGACTGGCAATTTCACATTGCAGAAGGCTGTCCCGCTCATTGTCAATACTGCTATTTAGCAGGTAGTTTGTCGGGGCCGCCAGTCATCCGTACTTTTGCTAACTTACCGCAAATCTTGGCTAACTTGGCAGCTTACGAACAACCAGGAGTGCCAAAGACGTTTGAAATTAGCTGTTATACTGACCCTCTAGGAATTGAGCATCTTACAGGTAGCCTCGCAGAGTGCATCCGCTACTTTGGCACTCGTAACGATGCATATCTGCGTGTAGTTTCCAAATTTGATGCTGTAGATAAGCTACTTGACTTACCCCATAATGGTCATACACGCATGAGAATGAGTGTTAACGCTGCGCCTGTTTCTGGTCGCTTTGAGGGAGGTACAGCATCGGTAACGTCTCGACTCATGGCTTTGCGGCGCTTGGCATTACCACGCGAAAGTGGAGGTGGCGGGTATCCAGTAGGTCTAGTCATCGCGCCAATTATGCTTATGGATGATTGGCAAATGCATTACACTCAATTACTAGACCAGATTAGCGAAGTGCTGGATATGAATTGTGACCTCACTTTTGAACTGATCTCGCACCGCTTCACACCAGGGTCAAAAGAGGTATTGCAGACTTGGTATCCCCAATCGAAATTAGATATGGATGAGGCAAAACGCAGTGTCAAGCGAAATAAGTTTGGTGGAACAAAGTATGTTTATCATGCTGACATGATGAAGATAGCAAAGCACTTTTTTGAAGTGGAAATTCAACGTCGCTTTCCCTCTGCCAAGATTTTGTACTGGACTTAA
- a CDS encoding flavodoxin family protein, with amino-acid sequence MSTIAIIYFSGAGHTHLLAEAIAEGANQAENTTVELLRITGEQITNGRWKNDAIIEKLNQADAIVFGSPTYMGGISAQFKAFIDATSEIWFKHGWKDKIAAAFTHSSSPSGDKQGTLLYLATNAAQHGMIWVNVGDLQSFLFGKDDGINRLGGFLGVMGQSPLDLSGEEALLHPGDRLTAERFGYRIAEATNRWIK; translated from the coding sequence ATGTCCACCATTGCAATTATCTACTTTTCTGGTGCTGGTCATACTCATCTGTTAGCTGAGGCTATTGCCGAAGGTGCAAACCAAGCTGAAAACACCACTGTTGAATTGCTGCGGATTACTGGCGAGCAGATCACAAATGGTCGCTGGAAAAATGACGCAATTATAGAAAAGCTCAATCAGGCAGATGCGATTGTATTTGGCTCACCAACCTATATGGGTGGTATATCAGCCCAATTCAAGGCATTTATTGACGCAACAAGCGAAATTTGGTTCAAGCACGGATGGAAAGATAAAATCGCTGCGGCTTTTACGCACTCTAGCTCCCCTAGTGGCGACAAGCAAGGGACACTGCTATATTTAGCGACGAACGCAGCTCAGCACGGAATGATTTGGGTGAATGTAGGAGACTTGCAAAGCTTTTTGTTTGGAAAGGATGATGGGATAAATCGATTAGGTGGATTTCTGGGTGTAATGGGGCAAAGCCCTCTCGATCTCAGCGGTGAGGAAGCATTGCTTCACCCAGGCGATCGCCTAACAGCAGAACGCTTTGGATACCGCATTGCTGAGGCGACAAACCGTTGGATTAAATAG
- a CDS encoding SGNH/GDSL hydrolase family protein produces the protein MSAYIGMTTGRQVAADFHKGSEQSIRVLFIGNSYTYVNNLPWLIQQLAASVRENRKLETEMVAVGGATLKNHWERGEALRLLKAKRWDYVVLQEQSTLPISNPKEMYKYARLFDAQIKRVNSQTVFYLTWAKQNRPETQQILTDSYTGIARELKAKVAPVGIAWQKIQEANPKLQLYYSDQSHPSPIGSYVGGCVFYTIFYGKSPVGLSRRVYSNQFNTPEESETIELESLSEKDAETIQSLVWYVVTNQ, from the coding sequence ATGAGTGCCTACATAGGAATGACAACTGGTAGACAGGTTGCAGCAGATTTCCACAAAGGATCTGAGCAATCAATCAGAGTTTTATTTATTGGTAATAGCTATACCTATGTGAATAATCTTCCTTGGTTGATCCAACAGTTGGCTGCTTCAGTAAGAGAAAATAGAAAGTTGGAAACTGAAATGGTCGCTGTAGGTGGAGCGACACTCAAAAACCATTGGGAACGCGGTGAAGCACTCAGGTTGCTGAAAGCCAAACGATGGGACTATGTAGTACTACAAGAGCAGAGTACGTTACCAATTAGCAACCCAAAGGAGATGTACAAATATGCTCGTCTTTTTGATGCTCAAATCAAGCGAGTTAATTCACAAACAGTTTTCTATTTGACTTGGGCTAAACAAAATCGACCGGAAACACAACAAATATTGACCGATTCATACACGGGAATTGCTAGAGAATTGAAAGCCAAAGTTGCACCTGTCGGAATTGCTTGGCAAAAAATTCAAGAAGCAAATCCGAAGTTACAACTTTATTATTCAGATCAAAGCCACCCTAGCCCGATTGGTTCATATGTAGGAGGATGCGTATTTTACACAATATTTTATGGTAAGAGTCCGGTTGGATTGAGCCGTCGTGTATACAGCAATCAATTTAACACTCCAGAAGAGAGTGAGACAATTGAGTTGGAAAGTTTAAGTGAAAAAGACGCTGAAACGATTCAAAGTTTGGTTTGGTACGTTGTTACCAACCAGTAG
- a CDS encoding HEAT repeat domain-containing protein: protein MNQKRIEQIELNLRAKALNQRKAALDELANFPSEIAIPILQKLANEKDVALCRLAVMGLGNHRTETSFQALEQILEHEQDGNVLAEAANSLFDFGDVAVPLLQKLFERSENWLVRQTVISLLIETKHYDVLFAIAVESLKDETQTVIEAGIFALGQLLKSSFKNEALLLLTELAQDSYWRNRWQTAIALHGCQDTQAKELIAKLQQDEHYQVVAAALESASI, encoded by the coding sequence ATGAATCAAAAGCGAATCGAGCAGATTGAGTTGAACCTACGCGCCAAAGCCTTGAATCAGCGCAAAGCCGCCTTAGATGAACTGGCAAACTTTCCTTCAGAGATAGCTATTCCCATACTTCAAAAGCTAGCCAATGAAAAAGATGTTGCACTTTGTCGTCTTGCGGTGATGGGTTTAGGTAACCACCGAACTGAAACTTCATTTCAGGCTTTGGAACAAATTTTGGAACATGAACAAGATGGGAATGTGCTAGCGGAAGCGGCAAACTCTCTTTTTGATTTTGGAGATGTGGCAGTTCCCTTGCTGCAAAAACTGTTTGAGCGTTCTGAAAACTGGTTAGTTAGGCAGACAGTAATTTCTCTCTTGATAGAGACTAAACATTATGACGTTTTATTTGCTATTGCAGTAGAGTCTCTTAAGGATGAGACACAAACAGTTATAGAAGCAGGGATCTTCGCCCTTGGTCAATTGTTGAAATCTTCTTTTAAGAATGAAGCTCTGCTACTATTAACAGAACTTGCACAAGATTCATACTGGCGAAACCGATGGCAAACAGCGATCGCTCTACATGGCTGTCAAGATACGCAAGCCAAAGAGTTAATCGCCAAACTCCAGCAAGATGAACATTATCAGGTAGTAGCAGCAGCTTTAGAAAGTGCATCAATTTAA